A section of the Kribbella sp. HUAS MG21 genome encodes:
- a CDS encoding winged helix-turn-helix domain-containing protein, with the protein MPINRPINSPVPDYELLDELELTTAEQVRAISDPLRTTILGLLHERAATVTELATAVGRPKSTVAHHVKVLTEAGILQVVRTRRVRAIEERFYGRAARMFYVGLGRQGKDGQLPHDFNDFEVAVEESKPAYDAGQLRSFIRHARIPEDRAAEFWKQVDALIHSFDQLPRAGGTTYGFTVGLYPIVDYPTLPPADDESST; encoded by the coding sequence ATGCCGATCAACAGGCCGATCAACAGTCCCGTCCCCGACTACGAGCTGCTGGACGAGCTCGAGCTGACCACCGCCGAGCAGGTGCGGGCGATCAGCGACCCGCTCCGGACGACGATCCTCGGGTTGCTGCACGAGCGGGCCGCGACCGTCACCGAACTGGCCACCGCGGTCGGGCGGCCGAAGAGCACGGTCGCGCACCACGTGAAGGTGCTGACCGAGGCGGGCATCCTGCAGGTGGTCCGGACCCGGCGGGTGCGGGCGATCGAGGAGCGGTTCTACGGGCGCGCGGCCCGGATGTTCTACGTCGGGCTCGGCCGCCAGGGCAAGGACGGGCAGCTGCCGCACGACTTCAACGACTTCGAGGTCGCGGTCGAGGAGTCCAAACCGGCGTACGACGCGGGACAGCTGCGGTCGTTCATCCGGCACGCCCGCATCCCCGAGGATCGCGCGGCGGAGTTCTGGAAGCAGGTGGACGCGCTGATCCACTCCTTCGACCAGCTCCCCCGCGCGGGCGGTACGACGTACGGCTTCACCGTCGGTCTGTACCCGATCGTCGACTACCCGACCTTGCCGCCGGCCGACGACGAGTCCTCGACCTGA
- a CDS encoding MarR family winged helix-turn-helix transcriptional regulator, which translates to MSSPQLPRLGRKPLIALVERANRALQTDMVRRAHADGHTEVKMAHNSVFGTLYSGGARAADMAARAGITRQSMGEVIRDMVALDLLEMRPDPDDRRAKVVGYTEHGVEVASDGRRHLIELERRLAEEFGEREYDIARDVLERLVDVLDRFAAEEPHETQAAGTRRT; encoded by the coding sequence ATGTCAAGCCCTCAGTTGCCGCGGCTCGGTCGCAAGCCGCTGATCGCGCTGGTCGAGCGGGCCAACCGCGCACTGCAGACCGACATGGTGCGACGCGCCCACGCGGACGGGCACACCGAGGTGAAGATGGCCCACAACTCGGTCTTCGGCACGCTGTACTCCGGCGGCGCGCGGGCCGCGGACATGGCCGCGCGGGCGGGGATCACCCGGCAGTCGATGGGGGAGGTGATCCGCGACATGGTCGCCCTCGACCTGCTCGAGATGCGGCCGGATCCCGACGACCGGCGGGCCAAGGTGGTCGGCTACACCGAGCACGGCGTGGAGGTGGCGAGCGACGGCCGCCGGCACCTGATCGAGCTCGAACGCCGGCTCGCGGAGGAGTTCGGCGAGCGCGAGTACGACATCGCCCGCGACGTCCTCGAGCGCCTCGTCGACGTCCTCGACCGGTTCGCGGCCGAGGAGCCCCACGAGACCCAGGCCGCCGGTACCCGCCGTACCTGA
- a CDS encoding helix-turn-helix transcriptional regulator, translating into MTEPGAYGGPTAQRIILGTHLRRLREAAGISRTQAAWEIRGSESKISRLELGRVSFKVRDVDDLLTFYKLEDEAERERLLTMAQQANDPGWWQRYDDLTPIWFHDYLGLEMAADLIRTFELQFVPGLLQTPEYARAIIQLGRQDVALPRAEVDRLVSLRMSRQEVLTRQRPARLWAIVDESVLQRPIGSPTVFRAQLEYLIEASRRHNVTLQIIPFDKGGYTATGGAFTLLRFNDADLPDIVYIEHLTSAVYLDKREELDTYVVTMDAVTISAAQPRETEGIIRRAIERLDNR; encoded by the coding sequence GTGACAGAGCCGGGGGCGTACGGCGGCCCGACCGCTCAACGCATCATCCTCGGCACCCACCTGCGCCGGCTGCGGGAGGCGGCCGGCATCAGCCGGACCCAGGCCGCGTGGGAGATCCGCGGTTCGGAGTCCAAGATCAGCCGGCTCGAACTCGGCCGGGTCAGTTTCAAGGTGCGCGACGTCGACGACCTGCTGACGTTCTACAAACTCGAGGACGAGGCCGAGCGCGAACGCCTGCTCACCATGGCGCAGCAGGCGAACGACCCCGGCTGGTGGCAGCGGTACGACGACCTGACGCCGATCTGGTTCCACGACTACCTGGGCCTGGAGATGGCGGCCGACCTGATCCGGACGTTCGAGCTGCAGTTCGTCCCGGGGCTGCTGCAGACACCGGAGTACGCGCGGGCCATCATCCAGCTCGGACGGCAGGACGTCGCGCTGCCGCGGGCCGAGGTCGACCGGCTGGTGTCGTTGCGGATGAGCCGCCAGGAAGTGTTGACGCGGCAACGACCCGCGCGGCTGTGGGCGATCGTCGACGAGTCCGTGCTGCAACGGCCGATCGGCAGCCCGACGGTCTTCCGGGCCCAGCTGGAGTACCTGATCGAGGCCTCGCGACGGCACAACGTGACGCTGCAGATCATCCCGTTCGACAAGGGCGGCTACACGGCGACCGGGGGCGCGTTCACGCTGCTGCGGTTCAACGACGCCGACCTGCCCGACATCGTCTACATCGAGCACCTGACCAGCGCCGTCTACCTCGACAAGCGCGAGGAACTAGACACCTACGTCGTCACCATGGACGCCGTCACGATCTCCGCGGCCCAGCCCCGCGAGACCGAGGGGATCATCCGGCGCGCGATCGAGCGCCTCGACAACCGCTAG
- a CDS encoding dienelactone hydrolase family protein, with protein sequence MMAEVVLYHHAQGLTDGVRAFAGELRRAGHTVHTPDLYEGNTFATLEEGIEFARSTGFGTVLERGVAAAQDLPAAVVYAGFSLGVMPAQKLTQTRPGAVGGLFFDACLPVEEFGTWPDGVPAQVHGKDQDPYFAEEGGDLDSARALVAAVDTAELFLYPGKQHLFADSSLPGYDEAAAKLMTQRTLDFLAKLG encoded by the coding sequence ATGATGGCCGAGGTCGTGCTGTACCACCATGCGCAGGGACTGACCGACGGGGTGCGGGCGTTCGCCGGCGAGCTCCGGCGGGCGGGCCACACCGTCCACACGCCGGACCTTTACGAGGGGAACACCTTCGCGACGCTCGAGGAGGGGATCGAGTTCGCGCGGTCGACCGGCTTCGGCACGGTCCTGGAGCGCGGGGTCGCGGCCGCGCAGGACCTGCCGGCCGCCGTCGTGTACGCCGGCTTCTCGCTCGGCGTGATGCCCGCGCAGAAGCTGACCCAGACCCGCCCGGGCGCCGTCGGCGGATTGTTCTTCGACGCGTGCCTGCCGGTCGAGGAGTTCGGCACCTGGCCGGACGGCGTCCCGGCGCAGGTGCACGGCAAGGACCAGGACCCGTACTTCGCCGAGGAAGGCGGCGACCTGGACTCCGCCCGCGCCCTGGTCGCCGCCGTCGACACCGCCGAACTGTTCCTCTACCCCGGCAAGCAGCACCTGTTCGCCGACTCCTCCCTGCCCGGGTATGACGAGGCCGCCGCGAAGCTGATGACCCAGCGCACCCTCGACTTCCTCGCGAAGCTCGGTTAG
- a CDS encoding glutamate-cysteine ligase family protein, translating into MDPRELRPVVAQLFARGRRRTVRVAIEQEYVVAAADGGVVPIGEVRRAAAGSLAAPYLSFEPGGQVELSLPPSLEPARDLRVLTADLRRRLGGITLRPIPVDPRLEVPLQLTLPRYVAMQQHFDRIGPAGRRMMRRTASTQLCLDWWPGRAGLEQWRVLNLAGPFLAARFNRSDRLATWLAVDPARTAFDDRLLRDDDAVASYTAFAAGASAFVDGAAGHLSTLFPPVRPRGTYLEVRFLDALPPEAIERAIAVLQELMYDDVRRREALRELPCDEGLWRAAADGVLEQELAA; encoded by the coding sequence ATGGATCCCAGAGAACTTCGTCCGGTCGTGGCGCAACTGTTCGCGCGGGGGCGCCGGCGGACGGTCCGGGTCGCGATCGAGCAGGAGTACGTCGTCGCCGCGGCGGACGGCGGCGTGGTCCCGATCGGGGAGGTCCGGCGGGCCGCCGCCGGATCGCTCGCGGCGCCGTACCTGAGCTTCGAGCCCGGTGGGCAGGTGGAGCTGAGCCTGCCACCGTCGCTCGAGCCGGCGCGCGACCTGCGGGTGCTGACCGCCGACCTCCGGCGCCGGCTGGGCGGGATCACGCTGCGCCCGATCCCGGTCGATCCGCGGCTGGAGGTGCCGCTGCAGTTGACGTTGCCGCGGTACGTCGCGATGCAGCAGCACTTCGACCGCATCGGCCCGGCGGGCCGGCGGATGATGCGGCGGACCGCGTCCACGCAGCTCTGCCTCGACTGGTGGCCGGGGCGCGCGGGCCTCGAGCAGTGGCGGGTGCTCAACCTGGCGGGGCCGTTCCTGGCGGCGCGGTTCAACCGCAGCGACCGACTGGCGACCTGGCTGGCCGTGGATCCGGCGCGTACGGCGTTCGACGACCGGCTGCTGCGCGACGACGACGCGGTTGCGTCGTACACGGCCTTCGCGGCCGGCGCGTCGGCCTTCGTCGACGGGGCTGCTGGGCACCTGAGCACGCTGTTCCCGCCGGTCCGGCCGCGCGGGACCTACCTCGAGGTTCGCTTCCTCGACGCACTGCCACCTGAGGCGATCGAGCGCGCGATCGCAGTACTCCAGGAGCTGATGTACGACGACGTACGCCGGCGAGAGGCACTGCGCGAACTGCCTTGCGATGAAGGGCTGTGGCGCGCAGCGGCCGACGGCGTACTGGAGCAGGAGCTGGCGGCATGA
- a CDS encoding GAF and ANTAR domain-containing protein, which translates to MDDNGDAPLVDALTSLHSLLLGAPRLEELLAKLADVAAKVVEPPASCGITTRYDGQPRTIVSSDARASVADEYQYSLGEGPCLEALQQGVVVDVADYSSERRWPRYGDLAREAGVKASIALPLIVDGRSIGAMNLYGYDRPDTFSAADRERAAAYAEQASTTLAFAAGAVRQSQLSEQLEQALASRSVIDQALGLLMGQQRCDARTAFQLLRKHSQNNNRKLRDVAGALIVRHTGRPPVDSRAFESVSSGEAPPGGDGEQGPSRDGDTRT; encoded by the coding sequence GTGGATGACAATGGCGATGCGCCGCTGGTCGACGCGCTGACCTCGTTGCACTCGCTGCTGCTCGGCGCGCCGCGGCTCGAGGAGTTGCTGGCCAAGCTCGCCGACGTCGCGGCCAAGGTCGTCGAGCCGCCGGCCTCGTGTGGGATCACCACGCGGTACGACGGACAGCCGCGGACGATCGTGTCCAGCGACGCACGGGCCTCGGTGGCCGACGAGTACCAGTACAGCCTCGGCGAGGGACCTTGCCTGGAGGCGCTGCAGCAGGGCGTCGTGGTGGACGTCGCCGACTACAGCAGCGAGCGCCGGTGGCCGAGGTACGGCGACCTGGCCCGGGAGGCAGGCGTGAAGGCGTCGATCGCCCTGCCGCTGATCGTCGACGGGCGGTCGATCGGCGCGATGAACCTGTACGGCTACGACCGGCCCGACACGTTCAGCGCCGCCGACCGCGAACGAGCGGCGGCGTACGCCGAGCAGGCGTCCACGACGCTGGCTTTCGCCGCGGGGGCGGTGCGGCAGTCACAGTTGAGCGAGCAGCTGGAGCAGGCGCTGGCGTCGAGGTCGGTGATCGACCAGGCGCTCGGGCTGCTGATGGGCCAGCAGCGATGTGACGCCAGGACGGCGTTCCAGCTGCTCCGCAAGCATTCGCAGAACAACAACCGCAAGCTGCGCGATGTCGCCGGCGCCTTGATCGTCCGGCACACCGGCAGGCCGCCGGTCGACAGCCGTGCGTTCGAGTCGGTGAGTTCAGGTGAGGCGCCACCCGGCGGCGACGGCGAGCAGGGTCCGTCGCGCGATGGTGACACCAGGACGTGA
- a CDS encoding helix-turn-helix domain-containing protein, whose product MGTAISEQVPEAMHWSTENCTISRTMDILGDKWTFHVLRELFVGVRRFEDIRSRAGIPRQVLTERLAALIERGLLRRHPYRLPGQRERSEYRLTQAGLDLYPVLVAMIQWADQYLPLDEGPPIEPRHRGDCGERVTVVMRCDAGHEPTPREVAFRPGPGATRR is encoded by the coding sequence ATGGGTACGGCGATCAGCGAACAGGTGCCGGAGGCGATGCACTGGTCCACGGAGAACTGCACGATCTCCCGGACCATGGACATCCTCGGTGACAAGTGGACCTTTCACGTCCTGCGCGAGCTCTTCGTCGGCGTCCGCCGGTTCGAGGACATCCGGTCCCGGGCCGGCATCCCGCGCCAGGTCCTGACCGAGCGGCTCGCGGCGCTGATCGAGCGCGGCCTGCTCCGCCGGCATCCGTACCGGCTGCCCGGTCAGCGCGAGCGGTCGGAGTACCGGCTCACCCAGGCCGGGCTCGATCTCTACCCGGTGCTGGTCGCGATGATCCAGTGGGCCGACCAGTACCTCCCGCTGGACGAGGGTCCGCCGATCGAGCCGCGGCACCGCGGCGACTGCGGCGAGCGCGTCACCGTGGTCATGCGCTGCGACGCCGGCCACGAGCCGACGCCGCGCGAGGTCGCGTTCCGCCCCGGCCCCGGCGCGACGCGACGCTAG
- a CDS encoding MAPEG family protein — MSTVTVVCIALLGILLFLLGANVTRHRALRGAGNQQPTDPADKLLIAIRAHGNAAEYVPTMIVLLLVCSALSDSRVVDVLAVAAVVVRFTHAFGMLSSRTLASHGPLRDVGALGTYLVGLTLGITAIATI, encoded by the coding sequence ATGAGCACGGTCACCGTTGTCTGCATTGCCCTGCTGGGCATCCTGCTGTTCCTGCTCGGCGCCAACGTCACGCGCCACCGGGCGCTCCGCGGAGCCGGCAACCAGCAGCCGACCGATCCGGCCGACAAGCTGCTGATCGCGATCCGCGCGCACGGCAACGCGGCGGAGTACGTACCGACGATGATCGTGCTGCTCCTGGTCTGCTCGGCCCTGTCCGACAGCCGCGTGGTCGACGTACTCGCGGTCGCGGCCGTGGTGGTCAGGTTCACCCATGCTTTCGGCATGCTGAGCTCGCGCACACTCGCGTCCCACGGCCCACTCCGGGATGTCGGTGCCCTGGGCACCTATCTCGTCGGGCTCACCCTCGGCATCACCGCGATCGCAACAATCTGA
- a CDS encoding epoxide hydrolase family protein gives MISEFRIDVPGAELRELRERLREVRWPRQLPGDGWERGVPVGYVRSVAERWAAYDWRAWEARLNAYPQYVTEIDGQRIHFLHVRSPEPAALPLVLTHGWPGSVAEFLEVLGPLTDPAAYGGDPRDAFHVVAPSVPGHGFSVPLTAGWDHARIARAWVELMHRLGYERYGAQGGDTGSVVSPMVGQADPDHVIGVHINGGLAYPALEPGDREQLDDVERERLAAAGRLRAVGTGYADLQGTRPQTVSFGLSDSPIGQLAWILEKFWEWTDPERALPEDAVDLDHLLTDVSIYWFTNTSATSANLYYENRGATDDIRPGVPTGVAVFPTDPAIRRVLERRHHIVHWSEYARGGHFAALEAPDLLVDDIRAFFRLVR, from the coding sequence ATGATCTCTGAGTTTCGGATCGACGTGCCGGGCGCCGAGCTGCGGGAGCTGCGCGAGCGGCTTCGGGAGGTTCGTTGGCCGCGGCAACTACCTGGTGATGGCTGGGAGCGGGGTGTGCCGGTCGGCTACGTCCGGAGCGTTGCCGAGCGGTGGGCGGCGTACGACTGGCGGGCTTGGGAGGCGCGGCTCAATGCGTATCCGCAGTACGTGACCGAGATCGACGGGCAGCGGATCCACTTCCTGCATGTGCGGTCGCCGGAGCCGGCGGCCTTGCCGTTGGTCCTGACGCATGGGTGGCCGGGGTCGGTGGCGGAGTTTCTGGAGGTGCTCGGGCCGTTGACGGATCCGGCGGCGTACGGCGGGGATCCGCGGGACGCGTTCCACGTGGTGGCGCCGTCGGTGCCGGGGCACGGGTTCTCGGTGCCGTTGACGGCGGGGTGGGACCACGCGCGGATCGCCCGCGCCTGGGTCGAGCTGATGCACCGCCTGGGCTACGAGCGGTACGGCGCGCAGGGCGGTGACACCGGATCGGTGGTGTCACCAATGGTCGGGCAGGCGGATCCGGATCACGTGATCGGCGTCCACATCAACGGGGGACTGGCGTACCCCGCGCTCGAACCAGGCGATCGCGAGCAACTCGACGACGTCGAGCGCGAGCGGCTCGCGGCGGCCGGGCGGTTGCGCGCGGTCGGCACCGGGTACGCCGACCTGCAGGGCACGCGGCCGCAGACGGTCTCCTTCGGACTGAGCGATTCACCGATCGGCCAGCTGGCGTGGATCCTGGAGAAGTTCTGGGAATGGACCGATCCCGAGCGCGCGCTGCCCGAGGACGCCGTCGACCTCGACCACCTGCTGACCGACGTGTCGATCTACTGGTTCACCAACACCAGCGCGACATCCGCCAACCTGTACTACGAGAACCGCGGGGCCACCGACGACATCAGGCCGGGCGTGCCGACCGGTGTCGCGGTCTTCCCGACCGATCCCGCGATCCGGCGGGTGCTAGAGCGCAGGCACCACATCGTCCATTGGTCGGAGTACGCGCGCGGCGGGCATTTCGCCGCGCTCGAGGCGCCCGACTTGCTCGTCGACGACATCCGGGCCTTCTTCAGGCTGGTCCGGTAG